Proteins from one Streptomyces sp. NBC_00289 genomic window:
- a CDS encoding thiamine pyrophosphate-binding protein, which translates to MPDDTQDGQDVISGGHLVAKALKAEGVDRIYTLCGGHIIDIYDGCVDEGIEVVDVRHEQVAAHAADGYARITGKPGCAVVTAGPGTTDAVTGVANAFRAESPMLLIGGQGALTQHKMGSLQDLPHVDMMTPITKFAAAVPDTARAADMVSMAFRECYHGAPGPSFLEIPRDVLDARVPVAGARVPKPGAYRASTRSAGDPEAVEKLADLLVHAEKPAVLLGSQVWTTRGTEAAVDLVRTLNIPAYMNGAGRGTLPPGDPHHFQLSRRYAFSHADVIVIVGTPFDFRMGYGKRLSPDATVVQIDLDYRTVGKNRDIDLGIVGDAGLVLKSVAEAASGRVNGGASRRKEWLDELRAAEQTALEKRLPSLRSDASPIHPYRLVSEINDFLTEDSIYIGDGGDIVTFSGQVVQPRSPGHWMDPGPLGTLGVGVPFVLAAKQARPDKEVVALFGDGAFSLTGWDFETLVRYDLPFVGIVGNNSSMNQIRYGQAQKYGPERERVGNTLGDVHYDKFAQMLGGHGEEVRDPADIAPALRRARESGKPSLINVWVDPDAYAPGTMNQTMYK; encoded by the coding sequence ATGCCCGACGACACCCAGGACGGCCAGGACGTGATTTCCGGCGGTCATCTCGTTGCCAAGGCCCTGAAGGCCGAGGGGGTCGACCGCATCTACACCCTGTGCGGCGGCCACATCATCGACATCTACGACGGCTGCGTCGACGAGGGCATAGAAGTCGTCGACGTCCGCCACGAACAGGTCGCCGCCCACGCCGCCGACGGCTACGCCCGCATCACCGGCAAACCGGGCTGCGCGGTCGTCACCGCGGGACCCGGCACGACCGACGCCGTCACCGGTGTCGCCAACGCCTTCCGCGCCGAGTCCCCGATGCTGCTGATCGGCGGCCAGGGGGCACTCACCCAGCACAAGATGGGGTCCCTCCAGGACCTGCCGCACGTCGACATGATGACGCCGATCACGAAGTTCGCGGCGGCCGTGCCCGACACGGCGCGCGCGGCGGACATGGTGTCCATGGCGTTCCGCGAGTGCTACCACGGCGCTCCCGGACCCTCCTTCCTGGAGATCCCGCGCGACGTCCTCGACGCCAGGGTGCCGGTGGCCGGGGCCCGCGTCCCGAAGCCCGGCGCCTACCGCGCCTCGACCCGCTCGGCCGGTGACCCCGAAGCCGTCGAGAAGCTCGCCGACCTGCTCGTGCACGCCGAGAAGCCGGCCGTCCTGCTGGGCAGCCAGGTGTGGACGACCCGCGGCACCGAGGCGGCCGTCGACCTCGTACGGACGCTGAACATCCCGGCGTACATGAACGGGGCCGGCCGCGGCACCCTGCCGCCGGGCGACCCGCACCACTTCCAGCTGTCGCGCCGCTACGCCTTCTCCCACGCCGATGTCATCGTCATCGTCGGCACGCCCTTCGACTTCCGGATGGGCTACGGCAAGCGGCTCTCGCCGGACGCGACCGTCGTGCAGATCGACCTCGACTACCGGACCGTGGGCAAGAACCGGGACATCGACCTCGGGATCGTCGGCGACGCGGGACTGGTCCTGAAGTCGGTGGCCGAGGCGGCCTCCGGGCGGGTCAACGGGGGCGCCTCCCGGCGCAAGGAGTGGCTGGACGAACTGCGCGCCGCCGAGCAGACGGCTCTGGAGAAGCGGCTGCCGAGCCTCAGGTCGGACGCCTCCCCGATCCACCCGTACCGGCTGGTCAGCGAGATCAACGACTTCCTGACCGAGGACTCGATCTACATCGGCGACGGCGGCGACATCGTCACCTTCTCCGGGCAGGTCGTGCAGCCCAGGTCGCCCGGCCACTGGATGGACCCGGGCCCCCTCGGCACCCTCGGCGTGGGCGTCCCCTTCGTGCTCGCGGCCAAGCAGGCCCGCCCCGACAAGGAGGTCGTCGCCCTGTTCGGCGACGGCGCGTTCTCCCTGACCGGCTGGGACTTCGAGACGCTGGTCCGCTACGACCTGCCGTTCGTCGGCATCGTCGGCAACAACTCCTCGATGAACCAGATCCGTTACGGCCAGGCCCAGAAGTACGGCCCGGAGCGCGAGCGGGTCGGCAACACCCTCGGCGACGTCCACTACGACAAGTTCGCCCAGATGCTGGGCGGTCACGGCGAGGAGGTCCGCGACCCCGCCGACATCGCACCGGCCCTCAGGCGCGCCCGCGAGTCGGGCAAGCCGTCGCTGATCAACGTCTGGGTCGACCCGGACGCGTACGCCCCCGGAACCATGAACCAGACGATGTACAAGTGA
- the frc gene encoding formyl-CoA transferase, whose product MTAKALDGVRVLDMTHVQSGPSATQLLAWLGADVVKLEAPTGDITRKQLRDLPDVDSLYFTMLNCNKRSITLNTKTERGREILTELIRRSDVMVENFGPGAVDRMGFTWDRIQEINPRIVYASIKGFGEGPYTGFKAYEVVAQAMGGSMSTTGFEDGPPLATGAQIGDSGTGVHAVAGILAALFQREHTGRGQRVNVAMQHAVLNLCRVKLRDQQRLAHGPLAEYPNEDFGDEVPRSGNASGGGQPGWAVRCAPGGPNDYVYVIVQPVGWRPLSELVGRPELADDPEWATPEARLPKLGKMFQLIEEWSATLPKWEVLERLNAHNIPCGPILSTREIIEDRSLVANEMVVTVPHPERGEFVTVGSPLKLSDSPVDVSSSPLLGEHNEEVYVGELGLGDEELRLLKSNGVI is encoded by the coding sequence ATGACCGCCAAGGCACTTGACGGCGTCCGCGTCCTCGACATGACGCACGTCCAGTCCGGACCCTCGGCGACCCAGCTGCTCGCCTGGCTCGGCGCGGACGTCGTCAAGCTGGAGGCGCCGACCGGTGACATCACCCGGAAGCAGCTGCGCGACCTCCCCGACGTCGACTCCCTCTATTTCACGATGCTCAACTGCAACAAGCGGAGCATCACCCTCAACACCAAGACCGAGCGTGGCAGGGAGATCCTCACCGAGCTGATCCGGCGATCCGACGTGATGGTCGAGAACTTCGGCCCGGGTGCGGTCGACCGTATGGGATTCACCTGGGATCGCATACAGGAGATCAATCCGCGGATCGTGTATGCCTCGATCAAGGGGTTCGGCGAGGGCCCGTACACCGGCTTCAAGGCGTACGAGGTCGTCGCCCAGGCCATGGGCGGGTCGATGTCCACCACCGGGTTCGAGGACGGCCCGCCGCTGGCGACCGGCGCCCAGATCGGGGACTCGGGCACCGGCGTGCACGCGGTGGCCGGCATCCTGGCGGCGCTCTTCCAGCGGGAGCACACCGGACGCGGGCAGCGGGTCAACGTGGCCATGCAGCACGCCGTGCTCAACCTCTGCCGGGTGAAACTGCGCGACCAGCAGCGTCTGGCGCACGGCCCGCTCGCCGAGTACCCCAACGAGGACTTCGGCGACGAGGTCCCCCGGTCCGGCAACGCCTCGGGCGGCGGACAGCCCGGCTGGGCGGTGAGGTGCGCGCCCGGTGGCCCCAACGACTACGTGTACGTCATCGTGCAGCCCGTCGGCTGGCGGCCGCTCAGCGAGCTCGTCGGCCGGCCCGAACTCGCCGACGACCCCGAGTGGGCGACCCCGGAGGCCCGCCTGCCCAAGCTGGGCAAGATGTTCCAGCTGATCGAGGAGTGGTCCGCCACGCTGCCCAAGTGGGAGGTGCTGGAGCGGCTCAACGCCCACAACATCCCGTGCGGTCCGATCCTGTCCACCAGGGAGATCATCGAGGACCGGTCGCTGGTCGCCAACGAGATGGTCGTGACGGTGCCGCACCCCGAGCGGGGCGAGTTCGTCACCGTCGGCAGCCCGCTGAAGCTCTCCGACTCCCCTGTGGACGTGAGCAGTTCACCGCTGCTCGGCGAGCACAACGAAGAGGTCTACGTCGGCGAGCTCGGTCTCGGCGACGAGGAGCTGCGCCTGCTCAAGTCGAACGGAGTGATCTGA
- a CDS encoding acetate--CoA ligase family protein: MAEDRVLRVRALLDSVRAEGRTALTAPEGKVIADAYGIAVPGEELATDVDEAVAYAARFGGPVVMKIVSPDILHKTDAGGVIVGVEGAAEVRAAFHTVVDNARAYDPKARIAGVQVQELLPQGQEVIVGAVTDPTFGKVVAFGLGGVLVEVLKDVTFRLAPVDADEALSMLDSIRAAEILRGVRGAPAVDRWAVAEQIRRVSQLVADFPEIAEVDLNPVIATPEGAVAADIRVILAESQPPSRRRYTRDEILTTMRRLMQPNSVAVIGASNEQGKIGNSLMRNLVDGGFAGEIHPVNPRADDILGRKAYKSVTDVPGEVDVAVFAIPAKFVASALEEVGRKKIPNAVLIPSGFAETGEHELQAEIVEIAERHGIRLLGPNIYGYYSTWHDLCATFCTPYDVKGGVALTSQSGGIGMAILGFARTTKTGVSAIVGLGNKSDLDEDDLLTWFGEDPHTRCIAMHLEDLKDGRAFVEAARATVPKKPVVVLKAGRTAAGAKAAGSHTGALAGDDAVYDDILRQAGVIRAPGLNDMLEYARGLPVLPTPRGDNIVIITGAGGSGVLLSDAVTDNGLSLMEIPPDLDAAFREFIPPFGAAGNPVDITGGEPPSTYEATIRLGLEDPRIHALVLGYWHTIVTPPMVFAEVTARVVAEFRERGIEKPVVASLAGDVEVEEACQYLYERGVVAYPYTTEKPVAVLGAKYRWARAAGLLGGGS; the protein is encoded by the coding sequence ATGGCCGAGGACCGGGTCCTGAGGGTGCGTGCGCTCCTCGACTCCGTGCGGGCCGAGGGACGTACGGCGCTGACCGCACCCGAGGGCAAGGTGATCGCCGACGCGTACGGGATCGCCGTACCCGGTGAGGAGCTGGCGACCGACGTCGACGAGGCGGTGGCGTACGCGGCGCGCTTCGGCGGGCCCGTCGTGATGAAGATCGTCTCGCCGGACATCCTGCACAAGACCGACGCCGGCGGAGTGATCGTCGGGGTCGAGGGGGCGGCGGAGGTACGGGCCGCGTTCCACACCGTCGTCGACAACGCGCGCGCCTACGACCCGAAGGCGCGCATCGCGGGCGTGCAGGTCCAGGAGTTGCTGCCGCAGGGGCAGGAGGTCATCGTCGGGGCGGTCACCGACCCGACGTTCGGAAAGGTCGTGGCCTTCGGACTCGGCGGAGTGCTCGTCGAGGTGCTGAAGGACGTGACCTTCCGGCTCGCGCCCGTGGACGCGGACGAGGCGCTGTCCATGCTGGACTCGATCCGGGCGGCGGAGATCCTGCGCGGGGTGCGCGGCGCGCCGGCCGTGGACCGGTGGGCGGTCGCCGAGCAGATCCGCCGGGTGTCCCAACTCGTCGCGGACTTCCCGGAGATCGCCGAGGTGGATCTCAATCCGGTGATCGCCACACCGGAGGGGGCGGTCGCCGCCGACATCCGGGTGATCCTCGCGGAGTCGCAGCCACCATCCCGTCGACGGTATACACGCGACGAGATCCTGACGACCATGCGCCGTCTCATGCAGCCGAACTCCGTCGCCGTGATCGGCGCGTCCAACGAGCAGGGCAAGATCGGCAACTCGTTGATGCGCAACCTCGTCGACGGCGGTTTCGCCGGGGAGATCCATCCGGTGAACCCCCGGGCCGATGACATTCTGGGCCGCAAGGCGTACAAGAGTGTCACCGACGTTCCCGGTGAGGTGGATGTGGCGGTCTTCGCGATCCCCGCCAAGTTCGTGGCCTCGGCGCTGGAGGAGGTGGGACGCAAGAAGATCCCGAACGCCGTACTGATCCCCTCCGGGTTCGCGGAGACCGGCGAACACGAACTCCAGGCCGAGATCGTGGAGATCGCGGAGCGGCACGGCATCCGGCTGCTCGGACCGAACATCTACGGCTACTACTCGACCTGGCACGACCTGTGCGCCACGTTCTGCACACCGTACGACGTCAAGGGCGGGGTCGCGCTGACCTCGCAGTCCGGTGGCATCGGGATGGCCATCCTGGGCTTCGCCCGCACCACGAAGACGGGCGTGTCGGCGATCGTCGGCCTCGGCAACAAGTCCGACCTGGACGAGGACGACCTACTGACCTGGTTCGGCGAGGACCCGCACACCCGGTGCATCGCCATGCACCTGGAGGACCTCAAGGACGGGCGGGCCTTCGTCGAGGCGGCGCGGGCGACCGTACCGAAGAAGCCGGTCGTGGTGCTCAAGGCCGGCCGTACGGCGGCCGGTGCGAAGGCCGCCGGCTCGCACACCGGGGCGCTGGCGGGCGACGACGCGGTGTACGACGACATCCTCCGGCAGGCCGGTGTCATCCGGGCTCCCGGTCTGAACGACATGCTGGAGTACGCGCGCGGGCTGCCGGTGCTCCCCACTCCCCGGGGCGACAACATCGTGATCATCACGGGGGCGGGCGGCAGTGGCGTGCTGCTCTCCGACGCGGTCACCGACAACGGGCTGTCCCTGATGGAGATCCCGCCGGACCTGGACGCGGCCTTCCGGGAGTTCATCCCGCCCTTCGGGGCCGCGGGCAACCCGGTGGACATCACCGGGGGCGAGCCGCCGTCGACGTACGAGGCGACGATCCGGCTGGGTCTGGAGGACCCGCGCATCCACGCGCTCGTCCTCGGTTACTGGCACACCATCGTCACTCCCCCGATGGTCTTCGCGGAGGTCACCGCGCGCGTGGTGGCGGAGTTCCGGGAGCGCGGGATCGAGAAGCCGGTGGTGGCGTCCCTCGCGGGTGACGTCGAGGTCGAGGAGGCCTGCCAGTACCTGTACGAGCGGGGGGTCGTGGCGTACCCGTACACGACGGAGAAGCCGGTGGCCGTGCTCGGCGCGAAGTACCGCTGGGCACGGGCGGCGGGGCTGCTGGGCGGTGGTTCATGA
- a CDS encoding OFA family MFS transporter — protein MTTTDYSASVSRREVTDRNGRVYRIGETDRDIMGRPRWTMVLFPWMGMLGISSSEYAFTSAEDTLHEAHLWSSGHIFWLMGVWVFFQAAVAFPTGQLRESGRLPARYAMVIGALGTVLGYVSLAFAPNVIVAYLGFGMCSGIGAGLVYATCVNMVGKWYPERKGGKTGLVNGGFAYGSVPFVFLFTSYMDLGNYKGVLVTVGLVCCTVVAFAGWFFRDPPKNWWPPHVDPLRLTDDPKIRRALEKNPPAAKQYTPKEAARTPVLWMMWFCLLCTAGINIFGIAFQVPFGKDMGFAGGIVATAMSLKAIVNGTGRGVIGWISDRYGRRNTLIIVCLVLGTAQFGVLVSGQMGSMPFFLFCSMVSGFGGGAIFPLFAAMTADYFGENNNASNYGMVYSSKLISGLVGSGVGSVVVGAWDYEGAFVLAGSIGLASAVLAVFLTSPGTPKARNVVPNPQPLGEEMA, from the coding sequence ATGACAACCACCGACTACTCGGCGTCCGTCTCCCGCAGGGAGGTGACGGACCGCAACGGCCGCGTGTACCGGATCGGCGAGACCGACCGGGACATCATGGGGCGGCCACGATGGACCATGGTGCTCTTTCCGTGGATGGGCATGCTGGGCATCAGTTCCTCGGAGTACGCGTTCACTTCGGCCGAGGACACGTTGCACGAGGCCCATCTGTGGAGCAGTGGGCACATCTTCTGGTTGATGGGCGTCTGGGTGTTCTTCCAGGCGGCCGTGGCCTTCCCGACCGGCCAACTGCGCGAGAGCGGAAGGCTGCCCGCACGGTACGCGATGGTGATCGGCGCGCTGGGCACGGTCCTCGGCTACGTCTCACTGGCCTTCGCGCCGAACGTGATCGTCGCCTACCTCGGCTTCGGCATGTGCAGCGGCATCGGCGCCGGTCTGGTCTACGCGACCTGTGTGAACATGGTCGGCAAGTGGTATCCGGAGCGCAAGGGCGGCAAGACCGGCCTGGTCAACGGCGGTTTCGCCTACGGCTCGGTGCCCTTCGTCTTCCTCTTCACCTCGTACATGGACCTCGGCAACTACAAGGGCGTCCTGGTGACGGTGGGCCTCGTCTGCTGCACCGTCGTGGCGTTCGCGGGCTGGTTCTTCAGGGATCCGCCGAAGAACTGGTGGCCGCCGCACGTCGACCCGCTCAGGCTGACCGACGACCCGAAGATCCGGCGGGCGCTGGAGAAGAACCCGCCGGCGGCGAAGCAGTACACCCCCAAGGAGGCGGCCCGCACCCCTGTCCTGTGGATGATGTGGTTCTGTCTGCTGTGCACGGCCGGCATCAACATCTTCGGCATCGCCTTCCAGGTGCCCTTCGGCAAGGACATGGGCTTCGCGGGCGGGATCGTCGCCACGGCGATGTCGCTGAAGGCGATCGTCAACGGCACCGGACGGGGCGTGATCGGCTGGATCTCCGACCGCTACGGCCGCCGCAACACCCTGATCATCGTCTGCCTCGTGCTCGGCACCGCGCAGTTCGGCGTGCTGGTCTCCGGCCAGATGGGCAGCATGCCGTTCTTCCTGTTCTGCTCCATGGTCTCCGGTTTCGGCGGCGGGGCGATCTTCCCGCTGTTCGCGGCCATGACGGCGGACTACTTCGGCGAGAACAACAACGCCAGCAACTACGGGATGGTCTACAGCTCGAAGCTCATCTCCGGTCTCGTGGGGTCGGGGGTCGGCTCCGTCGTGGTCGGGGCCTGGGACTACGAGGGCGCTTTCGTCCTGGCGGGTTCCATCGGGCTGGCCTCCGCGGTGCTGGCGGTCTTCCTCACCTCACCGGGCACACCGAAGGCCCGCAACGTCGTCCCCAACCCGCAGCCGCTCGGTGAGGAGATGGCCTGA
- a CDS encoding sugar phosphate isomerase/epimerase family protein: protein MTAFNDESGTGDALRRTLGVNRRRFLSTCTAAAATAIAAPVLGASPALAQDRGRDHDHGHHHGHGGDVLVPANRRGIILYTVRDATGRDPLTTELPSGFREVFKQLSRFGYRQVEFAGYGQHANAPGGATLESVAGARLLRSWLDAYGLRAQGNHGFIPPSWPLTTPDLDTFKKHLEIANILGMAHMGTGGDPTGSDYRADWDVAADKWNALGEIARREGIKLYTHNHDAAYGFLLDGGPSDAQGRPTRSSGIRKLEYFLKVTDPGTVWLEMDIFWAHVARYKFHTYTAHDGSIREKVFDPAGLVVRNNKRYPLFHAKDGIVNATNGMGYDMVPFGTGVIDYTTFFSRVGDRNYHNPMVEQDNAPSSTDLAQSLAFAKTGYDNLAALRRKRH from the coding sequence GTGACCGCGTTCAACGACGAATCCGGAACCGGCGACGCCCTGCGCCGCACGCTCGGCGTCAACCGCCGCCGCTTCCTCAGCACCTGCACCGCGGCCGCCGCCACGGCGATCGCCGCACCCGTCCTCGGCGCCTCGCCCGCCCTCGCACAGGACCGCGGAAGAGACCACGACCACGGGCACCACCACGGCCACGGCGGCGACGTCCTCGTCCCCGCGAACCGGCGGGGCATCATCCTCTACACCGTCCGGGACGCGACCGGCCGCGACCCGCTCACCACCGAGCTGCCCTCCGGCTTCCGCGAGGTCTTCAAGCAGCTCTCCCGGTTCGGCTACCGCCAGGTGGAGTTCGCCGGATACGGCCAGCACGCCAACGCCCCCGGCGGCGCCACCCTGGAATCCGTGGCGGGCGCCAGGCTGCTGCGGTCCTGGCTCGACGCGTACGGGCTGCGCGCGCAGGGCAACCACGGCTTCATACCGCCGTCCTGGCCGCTGACCACACCCGACCTGGACACCTTCAAGAAGCACCTCGAGATCGCCAACATCCTCGGCATGGCGCACATGGGCACCGGCGGCGACCCCACCGGCAGCGACTACCGGGCCGACTGGGACGTGGCGGCCGACAAGTGGAACGCGCTCGGTGAGATCGCCCGCCGCGAGGGCATCAAGCTGTACACCCACAACCACGACGCGGCCTACGGCTTCCTGCTCGACGGGGGCCCCTCGGACGCCCAGGGCCGCCCGACCCGCAGCTCCGGCATACGCAAGCTGGAGTACTTCCTGAAGGTCACCGACCCCGGAACGGTCTGGCTGGAGATGGACATCTTCTGGGCGCACGTGGCCCGCTACAAGTTCCACACGTACACCGCCCACGACGGCTCCATCCGGGAGAAGGTCTTCGACCCGGCGGGGCTCGTCGTCCGCAACAACAAGCGCTACCCGCTGTTCCACGCCAAGGACGGCATCGTGAACGCGACCAACGGCATGGGCTACGACATGGTGCCCTTCGGTACCGGTGTCATCGACTACACCACGTTCTTCTCGCGCGTCGGCGACCGGAACTACCACAACCCGATGGTCGAGCAGGACAACGCGCCGAGCTCCACGGACCTCGCCCAGTCCCTGGCCTTCGCCAAGACGGGTTACGACAACCTCGCGGCCCTCCGAAGGAAGCGTCACTAG
- a CDS encoding alkaline phosphatase family protein → MTHSPDGQAGPTPLLVLDVVGLTPSLLDHMPHLKALGRAGSQAALGTVLPAVTCAAQSTFLTGTHPSQHGIVGNGWYFRELGDVLLWRQHNGLVAGDKLWDAARRAHPGYTVANICWWYAMGADTDITVTPRPVYYADGRKEPDCYTRPPALHDELTEKLGTFPLFHFWGPGADLVSSRWIIDATRHIMRTRRPDLTLCYLPHLDYDLQRFGPDDPRSLKAATDLDTAMAPLLDEARAQGRTVVALSEYGITRADRPVDINRALRRAGLLDVHTQDGMEYLDPTASRAFAVADHQIAHVYVRRPEDLDATRAALDGLPGIEQLLDDEGKKAHHLDHPRSGELVAVAEPDAWFTYYYWVDDAHAPDFAQLVEIHRKPGYDPVELFMDPLDPYVRVKAATALARKKLGMRYRMAVVPLDPSPIRGSHGRLPLSDDEGPLIICSTPHTVTGRVAATEVKSLLLDLAGLT, encoded by the coding sequence GTGACCCACTCACCCGACGGACAGGCCGGGCCCACCCCTCTCCTCGTCCTGGACGTCGTCGGCCTCACCCCCTCCCTCCTCGACCACATGCCCCACCTCAAGGCGCTCGGCCGAGCCGGATCCCAAGCGGCACTCGGCACCGTCCTGCCCGCCGTCACCTGCGCCGCCCAGTCCACCTTCCTGACCGGCACCCACCCCTCGCAGCACGGCATCGTCGGCAACGGCTGGTACTTCCGCGAACTCGGTGACGTCCTCCTGTGGCGCCAGCACAACGGACTCGTCGCCGGGGACAAGCTCTGGGACGCCGCCCGCCGGGCGCACCCCGGCTACACCGTCGCCAACATCTGCTGGTGGTACGCCATGGGCGCCGACACCGACATCACCGTCACCCCCCGTCCCGTCTACTACGCCGACGGCCGCAAGGAACCCGACTGCTACACCCGGCCCCCCGCCCTGCACGACGAACTCACAGAGAAACTCGGCACGTTCCCGCTGTTCCACTTCTGGGGACCCGGCGCGGACCTGGTCTCCAGCCGCTGGATCATCGACGCCACCCGCCACATCATGCGCACCCGCCGACCCGACCTGACCCTCTGCTACCTCCCTCATCTCGACTACGACCTCCAGCGCTTCGGCCCCGACGACCCACGCTCCCTGAAGGCGGCCACCGACCTGGACACCGCCATGGCCCCGCTGCTGGACGAGGCCCGCGCCCAGGGCCGTACCGTCGTCGCGCTGTCCGAATACGGCATCACCCGCGCGGACCGCCCCGTCGACATCAACCGGGCCCTGCGCCGTGCCGGACTCCTCGACGTGCACACCCAGGACGGCATGGAGTACCTCGACCCGACGGCCTCGCGCGCCTTCGCCGTCGCCGACCACCAGATCGCCCACGTCTACGTTCGCCGGCCCGAAGACCTCGACGCGACCCGCGCCGCCCTGGACGGCCTGCCCGGCATCGAGCAACTCCTCGACGACGAGGGCAAGAAGGCCCACCACCTCGACCACCCGCGCTCCGGCGAACTCGTCGCCGTCGCGGAGCCGGACGCCTGGTTCACGTACTACTACTGGGTCGACGACGCCCACGCGCCCGACTTCGCGCAGCTCGTCGAGATCCACCGCAAACCCGGCTACGACCCGGTCGAACTCTTCATGGACCCGCTCGACCCCTACGTCAGGGTCAAAGCCGCGACGGCACTGGCCCGCAAGAAACTCGGCATGCGCTACCGCATGGCGGTGGTGCCGCTGGACCCCTCACCTATTCGCGGCAGCCACGGCCGCCTCCCCCTGAGCGACGACGAAGGTCCGCTCATCATCTGCTCCACCCCCCACACCGTCACCGGCCGCGTCGCGGCCACCGAAGTGAAATCGCTGCTGCTCGACCTCGCCGGCCTCACCTGA
- the eboE gene encoding metabolite traffic protein EboE: MRFRHPDGSTVHLAYCTNVHPAETLDGVLAQLRDHCEPVRRRLGRDRLGIGLWLARDAAHALVTDPSALRGLRTGLDRRGLEVVTLNGFPYEGFGADEVKYRVYRPDWADPERLTHTTALARVLAGLLPDDVTEGSVSTLPIAWRTAHDTRRAETAHTALRTLADRLDALEELTGRSIRVGLEPEPGCVVETTADALAPLTALAHDRIGICVDTCHLATSFEDPHTALDALARAGVPVVKSQLSAALHAEHPHLPEVIEALAAFDEPRFLHQTRTRTPAGLHGTDDLEEALAGDTLPDAAPWRAHFHVPLHAAPAPPLTSTLPVLKAALTRLVGGPHPLTRHLEVETYTWQALPPELRPRGRTQLADGIAAELALARDLLTDLGLKELP, from the coding sequence ATGCGCTTCCGCCACCCCGACGGCTCCACCGTCCACCTCGCCTACTGCACCAACGTCCACCCCGCCGAAACCCTCGACGGCGTCCTCGCCCAGCTCCGCGACCACTGCGAGCCAGTCCGCCGCCGCCTGGGCCGCGACCGCCTCGGCATCGGCCTGTGGCTCGCCAGGGACGCCGCGCACGCCCTCGTCACCGACCCGTCCGCCCTGCGCGGCCTGCGCACCGGACTCGACCGGCGCGGCCTCGAAGTCGTCACCCTCAACGGCTTCCCCTACGAGGGCTTCGGCGCCGACGAGGTCAAGTACCGCGTGTACAGGCCCGACTGGGCCGACCCCGAACGCCTCACCCACACCACCGCCCTGGCCCGCGTCCTCGCCGGGCTGCTCCCCGACGACGTCACCGAGGGCAGCGTCTCCACCCTGCCGATCGCCTGGCGCACCGCCCACGACACCCGACGTGCCGAGACGGCCCACACCGCTCTGCGCACCCTCGCCGACCGCCTCGACGCCCTCGAGGAGCTGACCGGCCGCTCCATCCGGGTCGGCCTGGAGCCGGAACCCGGCTGCGTCGTCGAGACCACCGCCGACGCGCTCGCCCCGCTCACCGCGCTCGCCCACGACCGCATCGGCATCTGCGTCGACACCTGCCACCTCGCCACCTCCTTCGAAGACCCGCACACCGCCCTCGACGCGCTCGCCCGCGCCGGCGTCCCCGTCGTCAAGTCCCAGCTCTCGGCCGCCCTGCACGCCGAACACCCCCACCTTCCCGAGGTCATCGAGGCACTCGCCGCCTTCGACGAACCCCGCTTCCTGCACCAGACCCGCACCCGCACCCCGGCCGGCCTCCACGGCACCGACGACCTGGAAGAGGCACTCGCCGGCGACACGCTGCCCGACGCGGCACCCTGGCGCGCCCACTTCCACGTCCCGCTGCACGCGGCCCCCGCCCCGCCCCTCACCTCCACGCTCCCCGTCCTGAAGGCCGCGCTGACCCGCCTCGTCGGCGGCCCGCACCCGCTCACCCGCCACCTCGAGGTGGAGACCTACACCTGGCAGGCACTCCCGCCCGAGCTGCGGCCCCGCGGCCGGACTCAGCTCGCCGACGGCATCGCCGCCGAACTCGCCCTCGCCCGCGACCTGTTGACGGACCTCGGCCTCAAGGAGCTGCCGTGA